One Amorphoplanes digitatis genomic window carries:
- a CDS encoding LamG-like jellyroll fold domain-containing protein, whose amino-acid sequence MARRSFTQSLRARRRVAGLTAVLLGATAALAGVVAPPALAQPPLDQRACASPRPDEAAAVKAARECRRTVEITDLTTGTDRAWAEPDGTITWEHRYRPVRVRRGEAWVDVDTTLRRAPGGRVGPRAAAADVTFSEGGTGPLVVLRRGAARFSIGSPFGRLPRPVLSGDTATYENVRPGVDLVVRADVDGVRVRADAAGELRLRTTGTGLTARAGEHGDIRIVDGSGEPVLHGLGASVLGRDLVAAPGEQLSLTLGSSAWSELDSSSPDTARWNAPGPARAGSPAAGTGVYRSVFGADLAHSAVAGRNVVSGRLRVAPAEGAGCAAVPVELWAAGPLRYGQTWADQPRWAGRQGSAAPDPAAGCVIELDATGAAKAAAASRTALTLGLRSPREQDPAAFAEFDNNPALVLSIAAVAPVVGARTMVPDEACTTGTGRPVIDTAAPELRAVITDADGGTLSATIEWWAVTGTAALGSATVGGLTTGKIAATAVPDGALADNGNYKWRVRATDGTLTSAWSSFCEFTVRVEAPGQPYPWLADYDAWAGRPAGVNLFPASWTDDRYLLAHWPLNDGTGQAAADTAFLGRSPLAVSGATWAADAAGSYLNFNGTSQYATTTDPVLPVDEGFTVMAWVKVPTGTTGNRTVLAQEGTRGNAFALQYAGATKRWVFSRTSADTDTATTTSATSVAEARTNVWTHVAGAYDPLNGRIVLYVDGLQVATAAFTTPWPAREAFVVGRGKRAGAAADWWSGAIDDVRAYNWFLNFDSVAHYAGEAGYEYQLDGAAAPTVVPARGTTRLELTLPERGDRTLTVWARNRAGLRSEPAEASFHVNNASAAQPPAASMEPALPCVTGPGRPVLRTTTPTLSGTLGTADRYYNAGFAVEPLSAPGGSLSGSGYGQGPKVSWQVPSGKLANRSSYRWWVDFSGVGENWENTPRSAPCEFTVDAPVPNPPAVSSPDYPEGDQRHGTAGQPGAFTFGQAVDESQAALRVSFNKGSGSTADNESGSVVTTTLNGGAGWAGGPTGSALSLNGTGAYASTDSRVISPGEDFTVGAWVKPTGLGAAATALSQHSTVQSIFRLGYSKTDNRWALIQPATNTTNAPVAKALSTSVPQAGVWTHLVGVHDSARKQLRLYVNGRLEGTAFYTTPLRDIEMPFQIGRGLINGAGAEYWPGQIDDVVAWTRRLGDAEIGELARPVSYTYQLDGQAAAEAPGATGAAKVTVTPDRNGTRTLTVRARSATGELSAPATYRFRVGTTGVPDMPVDLATVPATSCATGADRPYLTTATPQLQALADDPDWDRITTTFEWWVVGGDKAGEASVTDWASYTASVTVPAGQLADGTAYSWRARGADETGAGPWSPWCEFTVDTSGPQPPVVSSEDFPADGTAHGNEGIPGRFTLTPADGTTDLAGFDYRLDTDAAAVEVAATGARTVLLSPAAGARTLTVRAKDRAGHWSEPATYSFVVGPPLPYELVHDAAGQLVGAVDPRGDTAAYDYDRTGNLTAVRRYPSTQLSVLSTIPVRGAPGTRLSVHGTGFSASDTVTVNGVTASVVEATSVKLVVTVPDAATTGTVRVSRAGGATADGPAPFTVAVDAAKPAVTGFSPASGPAGTSVTITGTGFAPETAGNTVAFNRTRARVTAASRTSLTVLVPDAVTAGPVSVRTAGGLATTVADYLVPPPGVPAETLVDGGRVTVGGAGVTTAVPGGRTAVLRFSGTAGQKLSLAFSGNTVGTAKVALHTPYGQTFAAGQYDKPRPLNGNQSFALPPLPTAGTYSIAVDPDGTAAGSLTVTLSTQVTGELSTTGAGTPMPLDRVGRHGEFTFTAAENQRFSFAFTDWTFPSSAYGVIRLYTPYGTEHLNWTVFDPGATGSFTTPWPGTWRVVVGTRDLSVGSATMWLSEQVDGGAIAVGGASVGVTLARPGQAVRLGFDGTAGQRLGLGFTGISGLTYPLIGLVDPSGREQSLGGGEESDLPALTAAGRHELVLSAPRAGALTVWLSADLDAGALAIGAPVPVSLTRPGQNIRLRFDGTAGQRLSLGFGGKTLEAYLRTEVSRPGTAGRLGLWTALDNVDLPPLLDTGTHEVFLDPDRAATGDLTLALSAEIPAGEAGTDTPATHLDFGAVGQNARLRFSATAGQRLSLGFTGAGAGLEFVYATVLKPDGTQLGSASSVYTLDDKDLGALPATGVYQVVLDPYQGRTGPLDVTLSEEVAAGALTVGGAGVPVSFARPGQDARLTLAGTTGQRARLALSDGTLNNTWVTLRVLAPDGSTFLSDRIRTAGQTVDLPAFVASGDYAVVLDPYNAGVGQITIAATTLAAAAAPTGTELVRYAAADLMSALKPRPAPVTTAAACAPAAAQKSGPPPALVPTAGSPVVGWAACPQVSAAAAPKDGGRATPARPAGGWRPGADNFAGKGWTTGYGPAAAPGGLSQAPKGVTALAGQVRTVDGRELGNVAVGVGAVRGRTDAHGRFLLAGVTPGHRVLRVDGRTASTRAAAYGVFDIGVDIGEGTTLALPYTIWMQALDPAATVSLRTPTDKEVVLTTSAIPGLEVHVPAGTIVRDGDGKVARELNLTAIPVDRPPFPLPESNVPVYFTIQPGGGSVFPAGVQLVYPNYTHQAPGTRMNFWSYDPEGAGWHVYGKGTVTADGRQVTPDADTKVYRFTGAMTVVPGYNPPPKFPSTGGGARSGDPVDLATGLMVDQTTDLEIDDVVPLKLTRTYQQGDPETRAFGIGMNFNYNLYPWSSAMLEYREADLILVDGARVHFRRISPGSGNASYESAIFLADPTPTEYHGATLAWNGNGWDVTLVDGTVIQIGDEAPLQAIRDKYGNTTTITRAPMPPDANGTVRSSGRITQITSPNGKWIKLTYDAQQRVTRAEDNSGRGVDYTYTADGYLWTVTNPAGGVTTYTWEAGRLKSIRDPRNIVYNTNTYDSAGRVRTQQDGTLATWQFDYTTGTDGKVTTTRVTDPRGHVRRVTFDGAGQVVTDTAADGTALAQTVSVERDPGSPLPRAVIDQLGRRTEYEYDVAGNPTTITELAGTALPRVTRYTYGGPFRQLDSVTNPLGKVTRYTYDARGALTARTDPSGRTVRHTVNDAGQNLTTTDDLGRTTTVTYELGEPATVTDPAGRTSSTGTDQLGRVTRLVAPGGATTTTRYDALGRVLEQIDPLERSTSYEYDGNGNRRTVRDARNHATTFTFDNADRVKTVTDPLGKVESYDYDGNGNVVKYTSRRGKVSTFEFDDLDRGTVSRYGVSGSTVESTVTTGYDAGDRIRTVTDATTGKPVLTTTYTPDDHDRIRTVSQPNGVVTYDYDLADRPLSLQAGGQPALRYGYDDADRLTSVEQDGRVLTATVYDEVGRPADVRRGDYHQTYAYDRTGEITTISYRHGERLLGYLNYGYDEDGQRARFGGDLAQLSIPAAFGPATYDDADQLKTLPGRALAYDDDGNLTADGTSSYTWNARGELSASSRTGLAASFTYDGEGNRTTAVVGGATRGYTYDGANPVRETVGGTGSNLVATGTDQYRARVADAGTVTGLLTDALGSVIALGDESGALVARYSYDPFGQTAAAGTDGGNTLRYTGREDDGTGLYYHRARYYDPALHRFISRDPLGFESGQINQYAYVGNNPVSLIDPLGTAAKNPGITATQYKNRKLPNLDNPWKKYQKHVTGRNYEESWKLSTGRKVQVDGRRAGYIVEAKWTGNEKQWGSSNYNPNHAWYDEPKYVDQASRLLQLNEAIGGKGVRYAVSNEEGRAMFQALFESKFPQAVQNGTLRVYVVPGNGM is encoded by the coding sequence ATGGCGCGTCGGAGTTTCACACAGTCGCTTCGTGCCCGCCGCCGGGTCGCCGGCCTCACCGCGGTGCTGCTGGGGGCGACGGCCGCCCTCGCCGGCGTCGTGGCGCCGCCGGCGCTGGCGCAGCCGCCGCTCGACCAGCGGGCCTGCGCGTCGCCGCGGCCCGACGAGGCCGCCGCCGTCAAGGCCGCCCGGGAATGCCGGCGGACGGTCGAGATCACGGACCTGACCACCGGGACGGACCGCGCCTGGGCCGAGCCCGACGGCACGATCACCTGGGAACACCGGTACCGGCCGGTGCGCGTGCGCCGGGGCGAGGCCTGGGTGGACGTCGACACGACGCTGCGCCGCGCACCCGGCGGCCGGGTCGGCCCGCGCGCCGCGGCCGCCGACGTGACGTTCTCCGAAGGCGGCACGGGCCCGCTTGTCGTGCTGCGGCGCGGCGCGGCGCGGTTCAGCATCGGCTCGCCGTTCGGCCGCCTGCCCCGGCCGGTGCTCTCCGGCGACACGGCGACGTACGAGAACGTGCGTCCCGGCGTCGACCTGGTGGTCCGGGCCGATGTGGACGGCGTCCGGGTGCGCGCCGACGCGGCGGGGGAGCTGCGCCTGCGTACCACCGGCACGGGCCTCACGGCCCGAGCGGGCGAGCACGGCGACATCCGGATCGTCGACGGCTCCGGCGAGCCGGTCCTGCACGGCCTCGGCGCGAGCGTGCTGGGGCGCGACCTCGTCGCCGCGCCGGGCGAACAGCTGAGCCTCACCCTGGGCAGCAGCGCCTGGAGCGAGCTGGACTCGTCCAGCCCGGACACCGCCCGGTGGAACGCGCCCGGCCCGGCCCGGGCCGGCAGCCCCGCGGCGGGCACGGGTGTGTACCGGTCGGTCTTCGGCGCCGACCTGGCGCACTCGGCGGTCGCGGGCCGCAACGTGGTCTCCGGCCGGCTGCGCGTCGCGCCGGCCGAGGGCGCCGGGTGCGCCGCGGTGCCGGTCGAGCTCTGGGCCGCCGGCCCGCTGCGGTACGGCCAGACCTGGGCCGACCAGCCCCGCTGGGCCGGACGGCAGGGCAGCGCCGCGCCGGACCCCGCAGCCGGCTGCGTGATCGAACTGGACGCCACCGGCGCGGCGAAGGCGGCCGCGGCGTCCCGGACGGCGCTGACGCTTGGCCTGCGTTCGCCGCGCGAGCAGGACCCGGCGGCGTTCGCCGAGTTCGACAACAACCCGGCGCTGGTGCTCTCCATCGCGGCCGTCGCGCCGGTGGTCGGCGCCCGCACCATGGTCCCGGACGAGGCCTGCACCACCGGGACCGGCCGCCCGGTGATCGACACCGCCGCCCCCGAGCTGCGCGCCGTGATCACCGACGCCGACGGCGGCACGCTCTCCGCGACCATCGAATGGTGGGCGGTCACCGGCACCGCCGCGCTCGGCTCGGCGACGGTCGGCGGGCTCACCACTGGCAAGATCGCCGCGACCGCGGTGCCGGACGGCGCGCTGGCCGACAACGGCAACTACAAGTGGCGGGTCCGGGCCACCGACGGCACGCTGACCTCCGCCTGGTCGAGCTTCTGCGAGTTCACCGTGCGGGTGGAGGCGCCCGGCCAGCCGTATCCCTGGCTGGCCGACTACGACGCCTGGGCGGGCCGGCCCGCCGGGGTGAACCTCTTCCCGGCGAGCTGGACTGACGACCGTTACCTGCTGGCGCACTGGCCGCTGAACGACGGCACGGGCCAGGCCGCGGCCGACACCGCCTTCCTGGGGCGCAGCCCGCTGGCCGTCAGCGGCGCGACCTGGGCCGCGGACGCGGCCGGCTCCTATCTGAACTTCAACGGCACCAGCCAGTACGCCACGACGACCGACCCGGTGCTGCCGGTCGACGAGGGCTTCACCGTGATGGCCTGGGTCAAGGTGCCGACGGGCACGACCGGCAACCGCACGGTGCTGGCGCAGGAGGGCACCCGCGGCAACGCGTTCGCCCTCCAGTACGCGGGCGCCACCAAGCGCTGGGTGTTCAGCCGCACCTCGGCCGACACCGACACCGCCACCACCACCTCGGCCACCTCCGTGGCCGAGGCGCGGACCAACGTGTGGACGCACGTCGCCGGCGCCTACGACCCGCTGAACGGGCGGATCGTGCTGTACGTCGACGGCCTGCAGGTGGCGACGGCCGCGTTCACCACGCCGTGGCCCGCCCGCGAGGCGTTCGTCGTCGGCCGGGGCAAGCGGGCCGGCGCGGCCGCCGACTGGTGGTCGGGCGCGATCGACGACGTCCGGGCGTACAACTGGTTCCTCAACTTCGACTCGGTGGCGCACTACGCCGGCGAGGCCGGTTACGAGTACCAGCTGGACGGCGCCGCCGCGCCGACGGTGGTGCCCGCCCGCGGCACGACCCGCCTCGAGCTGACGCTGCCGGAGCGCGGCGACCGCACGCTGACCGTGTGGGCGCGCAACCGCGCCGGCCTGCGCTCCGAACCGGCGGAGGCGTCGTTCCACGTGAACAACGCGTCCGCGGCCCAGCCGCCGGCGGCGTCGATGGAACCGGCCCTGCCGTGTGTCACCGGCCCCGGCCGGCCCGTGCTGCGGACCACCACCCCGACCCTGTCCGGGACGCTGGGCACGGCCGACCGCTACTACAACGCCGGCTTCGCCGTCGAGCCGCTGTCGGCGCCGGGCGGCTCCCTCTCCGGATCCGGGTACGGCCAGGGACCCAAGGTGTCGTGGCAGGTGCCGTCGGGCAAGCTCGCGAACAGGTCCTCGTACCGGTGGTGGGTCGACTTCTCCGGCGTCGGGGAGAACTGGGAGAACACGCCGCGCTCGGCGCCGTGCGAGTTCACCGTCGACGCGCCCGTGCCCAACCCGCCCGCGGTGTCCTCGCCGGACTATCCCGAGGGCGATCAGCGGCACGGCACCGCCGGCCAGCCCGGCGCCTTCACGTTCGGCCAGGCCGTCGACGAGTCGCAGGCCGCGCTGCGGGTCAGCTTCAACAAGGGCAGCGGCAGCACCGCCGACAACGAGTCCGGCAGCGTGGTCACGACCACGCTGAACGGCGGCGCGGGCTGGGCGGGCGGGCCGACCGGCTCCGCGCTGAGCCTGAACGGCACCGGCGCGTACGCGAGCACCGACTCCCGGGTCATCAGCCCGGGCGAGGACTTCACCGTCGGCGCCTGGGTGAAGCCGACCGGGCTCGGCGCGGCCGCCACCGCGCTGAGCCAGCACTCGACCGTGCAGAGCATCTTCCGGCTCGGCTACTCCAAGACCGACAACCGGTGGGCGCTGATCCAGCCGGCGACGAACACCACGAACGCGCCGGTGGCCAAGGCGCTGTCGACCTCGGTACCGCAGGCGGGCGTCTGGACGCACCTGGTCGGCGTGCACGACTCCGCCCGCAAGCAGCTCCGGCTGTACGTCAACGGCCGGCTGGAGGGCACCGCGTTCTACACCACGCCGCTGCGCGACATCGAGATGCCGTTCCAGATCGGCCGCGGGTTGATCAACGGCGCGGGAGCCGAGTACTGGCCCGGCCAGATCGACGACGTGGTGGCCTGGACCCGGCGGCTCGGCGACGCCGAGATCGGCGAGCTGGCCCGGCCGGTGAGCTACACCTATCAGCTCGACGGGCAGGCCGCCGCCGAGGCGCCGGGCGCGACCGGCGCGGCGAAGGTGACGGTCACGCCCGACCGCAACGGGACGCGGACCCTCACGGTGCGGGCCCGCTCGGCGACTGGCGAGCTGTCGGCGCCGGCCACCTACCGGTTCCGGGTCGGCACCACCGGGGTGCCGGACATGCCGGTCGACCTCGCCACCGTCCCCGCCACGAGCTGCGCCACCGGCGCGGACCGGCCCTACCTGACCACGGCGACGCCGCAGCTGCAAGCGCTCGCCGACGACCCCGACTGGGACCGGATCACCACGACGTTCGAGTGGTGGGTGGTCGGCGGGGACAAGGCCGGCGAGGCATCGGTGACCGACTGGGCGTCGTACACGGCGTCGGTCACCGTGCCGGCCGGGCAGCTCGCCGACGGCACGGCGTACTCCTGGCGCGCCCGCGGCGCCGACGAGACCGGTGCCGGCCCCTGGTCGCCGTGGTGCGAGTTCACCGTGGACACCAGCGGGCCGCAGCCGCCGGTGGTGTCCTCGGAGGACTTCCCGGCCGACGGTACGGCGCACGGCAACGAGGGCATCCCGGGCCGGTTCACGCTGACCCCGGCGGACGGCACCACCGACCTGGCCGGCTTCGACTACCGGCTCGACACCGACGCGGCGGCCGTCGAGGTCGCCGCTACCGGCGCCCGGACCGTGCTGCTGAGCCCCGCCGCGGGCGCGCGCACCCTCACCGTGCGGGCCAAGGACCGGGCCGGGCACTGGTCCGAGCCCGCGACCTACAGCTTCGTCGTCGGCCCGCCGCTGCCGTACGAGCTGGTGCACGACGCGGCCGGGCAGCTGGTCGGCGCCGTCGACCCGCGCGGCGACACGGCCGCGTACGACTACGACCGGACCGGCAACCTCACGGCCGTGCGGCGCTACCCGTCGACGCAGCTCTCCGTGCTCAGCACGATCCCGGTGCGCGGCGCGCCCGGCACGCGGCTGAGCGTGCACGGCACCGGGTTCTCGGCGTCCGACACCGTCACCGTCAACGGGGTCACCGCCTCGGTGGTCGAGGCCACGTCGGTCAAGCTCGTCGTCACCGTGCCGGACGCCGCCACGACCGGCACGGTACGGGTGAGCCGCGCCGGCGGCGCCACGGCCGACGGCCCCGCGCCGTTCACGGTGGCCGTCGACGCCGCGAAGCCGGCCGTCACCGGGTTCAGCCCGGCGTCGGGCCCGGCCGGCACCAGCGTGACGATCACCGGAACCGGCTTCGCGCCCGAGACCGCCGGCAACACGGTGGCGTTCAACCGCACCCGCGCCCGGGTCACGGCCGCCTCCCGGACCAGCCTCACCGTGCTGGTGCCGGACGCGGTCACGGCCGGGCCGGTCTCCGTGCGCACCGCCGGCGGGCTCGCCACCACGGTCGCGGACTACCTGGTACCGCCGCCCGGTGTGCCGGCCGAGACCCTTGTCGACGGCGGCCGGGTGACGGTCGGCGGCGCGGGCGTGACCACGGCCGTGCCGGGCGGCCGGACGGCGGTGCTGCGCTTCAGCGGCACGGCGGGGCAGAAGCTCAGCCTCGCGTTCAGCGGCAACACGGTGGGCACCGCAAAGGTCGCGCTGCACACGCCGTACGGGCAGACCTTCGCCGCCGGGCAGTACGACAAGCCACGGCCGCTGAACGGCAACCAGAGCTTCGCGCTGCCGCCACTGCCGACGGCGGGCACCTACTCGATCGCGGTCGACCCCGACGGCACCGCGGCCGGATCGCTGACCGTGACCCTGTCCACGCAGGTCACCGGCGAGCTGAGCACGACCGGCGCGGGCACGCCGATGCCGCTGGACCGGGTCGGCCGGCACGGCGAGTTCACCTTCACCGCCGCCGAGAACCAGCGGTTCAGCTTCGCGTTCACCGACTGGACGTTCCCCAGCTCCGCCTACGGGGTGATCCGGCTCTACACGCCGTACGGCACCGAGCACCTGAACTGGACGGTCTTCGACCCCGGCGCCACCGGCTCGTTCACCACGCCCTGGCCCGGCACCTGGCGCGTCGTGGTGGGCACCCGGGACCTCAGCGTCGGCTCCGCCACCATGTGGCTCTCCGAGCAGGTCGACGGCGGCGCCATCGCGGTCGGCGGCGCGTCCGTCGGTGTCACCCTGGCGCGTCCCGGCCAGGCCGTGCGGCTCGGCTTCGACGGCACGGCCGGGCAGCGGCTCGGCCTCGGCTTCACCGGCATCAGCGGCCTGACCTACCCCCTGATCGGCCTCGTCGATCCGAGCGGCCGGGAGCAGAGCCTGGGCGGTGGCGAGGAGAGCGACCTGCCGGCGCTGACCGCCGCCGGACGGCACGAGCTGGTGCTCTCCGCGCCGCGGGCCGGCGCGCTGACCGTGTGGCTCTCGGCGGACCTGGACGCCGGCGCGCTGGCGATCGGCGCACCGGTACCCGTCTCGCTGACCCGGCCCGGACAGAACATCCGGCTGCGCTTCGACGGCACCGCCGGTCAGCGGCTGAGCCTCGGCTTCGGCGGCAAGACCCTCGAGGCGTACCTGCGTACCGAGGTGAGCCGGCCGGGCACGGCGGGACGGCTCGGCCTCTGGACCGCCCTGGACAACGTCGACCTGCCGCCGCTGCTCGACACCGGCACCCACGAGGTGTTCCTCGATCCGGACCGCGCGGCGACCGGCGACCTCACCCTGGCGCTGTCGGCCGAGATTCCCGCCGGGGAGGCCGGCACCGACACGCCGGCCACCCACCTGGACTTCGGCGCGGTCGGCCAGAACGCCCGCCTGCGCTTCTCCGCCACCGCCGGTCAGCGGCTCAGCCTGGGCTTCACCGGCGCGGGCGCGGGCCTGGAGTTCGTGTACGCCACCGTGCTCAAGCCCGACGGCACCCAGCTCGGCTCCGCCTCCTCGGTGTACACCCTGGACGACAAGGATCTCGGCGCGTTGCCCGCGACCGGCGTCTACCAGGTCGTCCTCGACCCGTACCAGGGCCGGACCGGCCCGCTCGACGTGACCCTCTCCGAGGAGGTCGCCGCCGGGGCGCTGACCGTCGGCGGCGCGGGCGTGCCGGTGTCCTTCGCCCGGCCGGGACAGGACGCCCGGCTGACGCTGGCCGGCACCACCGGGCAGCGCGCGCGGCTGGCGCTCTCGGACGGCACGCTGAACAACACATGGGTCACGCTGCGGGTGCTGGCGCCGGACGGCAGCACGTTCCTGAGCGACCGGATCCGGACCGCGGGGCAGACCGTCGACCTGCCGGCGTTCGTCGCGAGCGGCGACTACGCGGTGGTGCTGGATCCGTACAACGCGGGCGTCGGCCAGATCACGATCGCCGCGACCACCCTCGCCGCCGCGGCGGCGCCCACCGGCACCGAGCTCGTCCGGTACGCGGCGGCGGACCTGATGTCGGCGCTCAAGCCGCGGCCCGCACCGGTGACCACCGCCGCGGCCTGCGCGCCGGCCGCGGCACAGAAATCCGGACCGCCGCCCGCGCTGGTGCCGACCGCAGGCTCGCCGGTGGTGGGCTGGGCGGCCTGCCCGCAGGTCTCGGCCGCCGCGGCGCCGAAGGACGGCGGGCGCGCCACACCGGCGCGGCCGGCCGGCGGGTGGCGCCCCGGCGCCGACAACTTCGCCGGCAAGGGCTGGACCACCGGGTACGGCCCGGCGGCGGCACCGGGCGGCCTCTCGCAGGCGCCCAAGGGTGTGACCGCGCTGGCCGGTCAGGTCCGCACGGTCGACGGCCGGGAGCTGGGCAACGTCGCGGTCGGCGTCGGCGCGGTACGCGGCCGCACCGACGCGCACGGCCGCTTCCTGCTCGCCGGCGTGACGCCCGGGCACCGGGTGCTGCGGGTCGACGGCCGGACGGCGAGCACCCGCGCGGCCGCGTACGGCGTCTTCGACATCGGGGTCGACATCGGCGAGGGCACGACGCTCGCGCTGCCGTACACGATCTGGATGCAGGCCCTCGACCCGGCGGCGACCGTCAGTCTCCGGACGCCGACGGACAAGGAGGTCGTGCTCACGACCTCGGCGATCCCTGGCCTCGAGGTGCACGTGCCGGCCGGCACGATCGTGCGCGACGGCGACGGCAAGGTCGCCCGTGAGCTCAACCTGACGGCCATCCCGGTCGACCGGCCGCCGTTCCCGCTGCCGGAGTCGAACGTACCGGTCTACTTCACGATCCAGCCCGGCGGCGGGTCCGTCTTCCCGGCCGGCGTCCAGCTCGTCTACCCGAACTACACCCACCAGGCGCCCGGCACCCGGATGAACTTCTGGTCGTACGACCCGGAGGGCGCCGGCTGGCACGTCTACGGCAAGGGCACGGTCACCGCCGACGGCCGGCAGGTCACGCCGGACGCCGACACCAAGGTCTACCGCTTCACCGGCGCGATGACCGTGGTGCCCGGCTACAACCCGCCGCCGAAGTTCCCGTCCACCGGCGGCGGCGCCCGCTCCGGTGACCCGGTCGACCTGGCCACCGGCCTGATGGTCGACCAGACCACCGACCTCGAGATCGACGACGTCGTCCCGCTGAAGCTGACCCGGACCTACCAGCAGGGCGATCCGGAGACCCGGGCCTTCGGCATCGGCATGAACTTCAACTACAACCTGTACCCGTGGTCGAGCGCGATGCTCGAGTACCGCGAGGCGGACCTGATCCTGGTCGACGGCGCGCGGGTGCACTTCCGCCGGATCAGCCCGGGCAGCGGCAACGCCAGCTACGAGAGCGCCATCTTCCTGGCCGATCCGACGCCGACCGAGTACCACGGCGCGACCCTGGCCTGGAACGGCAACGGCTGGGACGTGACCCTCGTCGACGGCACGGTGATCCAGATCGGCGACGAGGCGCCGCTTCAGGCGATCCGCGACAAGTACGGCAACACCACGACCATCACCCGCGCGCCGATGCCGCCGGACGCCAACGGCACCGTCCGGTCCAGCGGCCGGATCACCCAGATCACCTCGCCCAACGGCAAGTGGATCAAGCTGACCTACGACGCGCAGCAGCGGGTGACCCGGGCCGAGGACAACTCCGGCCGGGGCGTCGACTACACGTACACCGCCGACGGCTACCTGTGGACGGTCACCAACCCGGCGGGCGGCGTGACCACGTACACGTGGGAGGCGGGCCGGCTCAAGAGCATCCGCGACCCGCGCAACATCGTCTACAACACCAACACGTACGACAGCGCCGGGCGGGTACGGACCCAGCAGGACGGCACGCTCGCCACCTGGCAGTTCGACTACACCACCGGCACCGACGGCAAGGTCACCACGACCCGGGTCACCGACCCGCGCGGGCACGTCCGCAGGGTCACCTTCGACGGCGCCGGGCAGGTCGTGACCGACACCGCGGCCGACGGCACCGCGCTCGCGCAGACCGTCTCCGTCGAGCGTGACCCGGGCAGCCCGCTGCCGCGCGCGGTGATAGACCAGCTCGGGCGGCGCACGGAGTACGAGTACGACGTCGCCGGCAACCCCACCACGATCACGGAGCTGGCCGGCACGGCGTTGCCGCGGGTCACCCGCTACACCTACGGCGGGCCGTTCCGGCAGCTCGACTCGGTCACCAACCCGCTGGGCAAGGTGACCCGCTACACCTACGACGCGCGCGGCGCCCTGACCGCCCGGACCGACCCGAGCGGCCGGACCGTGCGGCACACGGTCAACGACGCCGGGCAGAACCTGACGACTACGGACGACCTCGGCCGGACCACGACGGTCACGTACGAGCTGGGCGAGCCGGCCACGGTCACCGACCCCGCCGGCCGCACCTCGTCGACCGGCACCGACCAGCTCGGCCGGGTCACCCGGCTGGTGGCGCCGGGCGGCGCCACCACGACGACCCGCTACGACGCGCTCGGCCGTGTGCTCGAGCAGATCGACCCGCTGGAGCGCAGCACGTCGTACGAGTACGACGGCAACGGCAACCGGCGCACGGTCCGGGACGCCCGCAACCACGCCACGACGTTCACCTTCGACAACGCCGACCGGGTCAAGACGGTCACCGACCCGCTCGGCAAGGTCGAGTCGTACGACTACGACGGCAACGGCAACGTCGTGAAGTACACCAGCCGGCGCGGCAAGGTCAGCACGTTCGAGTTCGACGACCTCGACCGCGGCACGGTGTCGCGGTACGGGGTGTCCGGCAGCACCGTCGAGAGCACGGTCACGACCGGCTACGACGCGGGCGACCGGATCCGCACGGTGACCGACGCGACCACCGGCAAGCCGGTGCTGACCACCACGTACACCCCGGACGACCACGACCGGATCCGCACGGTGAGCCAGCCGAACGGCGTCGTCACCTACGACTACGACCTGGCCGACCGGCCGCTCTCCCTCCAGGCCGGCGGCCAGCCCGCCCTGCGGTACGGCTACGACGACGCCGACCGGCTGACCAGCGTGGAGCAGGACGGTCGGGTCCTGACCGCCACCGTCTACGACGAGGTGGGCCGCCCCGCCGACGTGCGCCGCGGCGACTACCACCAGACCTACGCGTACGACCGGACCGGCGAGATCACCACGATCAGCTACCGGCACGGCGAGCGGCTGCTGGGCTACCTCAACTACGGGTACGACGAGGACGGTCAACGGGCCCGCTTCGGCGGGGACCTGGCGCAACTCAGCATCCCGGCGGCGTTCGGGCCGGCGACCTACGACGACGCCGACCAGCTCAAGACCCTGCCCGGGCGCGCACTCGCCTACGACGACGACGGCAACCTCACCGCCGACGGCACCAGCTCGTACACCTGGAACGCGCGCGGCGAGCTGAGCGCGAGCTCCCGGACCGGGCTGGCGGCGTCGTTCACCTACGACGGCGAGGGCAACCGCACCACCGCGGTCGTCGGCGGGGCCACCCGCGGCTACACCTACGACGGCGCGAACCCGGTCCGCGAGACGGTGGGCGGCACCGGCTCGAACCTGGTGGCGACCGGCACGGACCAGTACCGGGCGCGGGTCGCCGACGCGGGCACCGTCACCGGCCTCCTGACCGACGCGCTGGGCAGCGTCATCGCCCTGGGCGACGAGTCCGGCGCGCTGGTCGCGCGGTACTCCTACGACCCGTTCGGCCAGACCGCCGCCGCCGGCACCGACGGCGGCAACACGCTGCGGTACACCGGGCGGGAGGACGACGGCACCGGCCTCTACTACCACCGGGCCCGGTACTACGACCCGGCGCTGCACCGCTTCATCAGCCGCGACCCGCTGGGCTTCGAGTCGGGCCAGATCAACCAGTACGCGTACGTCGGCAACAACCCGGTCTCGCTGATCGACCCGCTCGGCACCGCCGCGAAGAACCCGGGCATCACCGCCACCCAGTACAAGAACCGCAAGCTGCCGAACCTCGACAACCCCTGGAAGAAGTACCAGAAGCACGTCACCGGCCGTAACTACGAGGAGTCGTGGAAGCTCAGCACCGGCCGCAAGGTGCAGGTGGACGGGCGCCGCGCCGGCTACATCGTCGAGGCGAAGTGGACCGGCAACGAGAAGCAGTGGGGCTCCTCGAACTACAACCCGAACCACGCCTGGTACGACGAGCCGAAGTACGTCGACCAGGCCAGCCGGCTGCTCCAGCTCAACGAGGCGATCGGCGGCAAGGGCGTGCGGTACGCGGTCTCCAACGAGGAGGGCCGGGCGATGTTCCAGGCGCTGTTCGAGAGCAAGTTTCCACAGGCCGTTCAGAACGGCACCCTGCGCGTCTATGTTGTCCCGGGCAACGGGATGTGA